The Lacticaseibacillus rhamnosus DNA window CCAAAAACGAGTCTGAAAATTCCCTGGGATGATAAAACGGCTGTCGCCAGAATTCGGGCCATTCAAAAGCGGGTTAAACAAACCAGCGATCCAAGTGTGACCGATGATGAAATTGCTTTTTTGGTCGCACACTTAGCCAGTACCAATCCGGCTGTTCGCGATAAAGGCGTGTTTTTCCTGTTTAACGATTTGTTTCAGGCTGAGGCGTTCACGAATGAACAAGTTAAGGCACTTTTTAAGCGCTTGCAGGCACCCGATATTTTGTTCAGCCACATCTTTGAACCGGAAAATGACGCGATTTTTCTGCGGAGTTTTGCCGTTATGATTCTCAGTGGGATGATCTACGCGGATCAGAATCGTTACCATATTCTTAGCAAAAATGATTATTTGAGCACCGTGCAAAATATCGGTACTTATATTTTGCTGGAGAAAGATGGTCGCGGTTATGTTCCGAATAAAGGCTGGGCGCATGCTTTTACCCATATCGGGAATATGCTTGAGGAATTGAGCCAAGTGCCGGTTCTTCCGCGTTCAGAAAAGGTCTTTTTGATGGCTGCCGTTGTTGAGGCGTGGCGACGGGTCGAAACCCCGTTGATTTTTGGGGAAGATCATCGGCTGGCGCTTTATTTCAGTAGCTTAACCAACGTCAATCAGTTTTATAGTGAGACCTTTTTGATGTGTCTGAAAAATTGGCAACACACGCTGGTCAATGTGCGGCCACAGGAATCATACCGTTTTTGGGTACAATGGTATAATCGCAATCGCTTGTTGCAGGCATTAACGTTGCGCGCTGATTTACCACAGCCGATTGCGGATTATATTCAACAGATTGTTGATCTTTTTTGAGCGTTCGAAGCGCCAGATCATTAAGATATTTATTTTTGATATTAATCGGCGTTGCAGCTGACGTTCGCTGATATAAGCTGGTTCCGAATGATTAAAACTGTGATAACGCGGTTTTGAATCGGTTTTTTATTAGAATGGCGTGTGTTGCAACGGCATAATTAGGTTGACGTGATACTTGACGAAGCACAGGTGAACCATCCTGCACTAAATGCAGATCAGAAAATTATTTACCACGTTAAAAAAGGCAGATCAAGGTATACGTAGTCGTTGCCCAGGTGAAGATGCTTTCGAAAGGCAAATGGTTAAAAGCATGCGATCATTCAACTGATACTTGAGTACTATGGGTTAAGGCCTAAATGAGATTAAAACCGAGCTGATGAACGTATTAGCTAACTTTTAACAATTTAAAGATGGCTGACCAATAAAAATAGTTATAAATGATTATAAGTGAGTAGATATTATAGTATATTAGTTTTAACGTTGTGAGCCTTTTCATTATCAAAGCTCAAAATTTAAAAAAT harbors:
- a CDS encoding DUF2785 domain-containing protein — its product is MTQLDTIQTTVQQLRISLNQGKIFATLPDMLGKVITSIATEPKTSLKIPWDDKTAVARIRAIQKRVKQTSDPSVTDDEIAFLVAHLASTNPAVRDKGVFFLFNDLFQAEAFTNEQVKALFKRLQAPDILFSHIFEPENDAIFLRSFAVMILSGMIYADQNRYHILSKNDYLSTVQNIGTYILLEKDGRGYVPNKGWAHAFTHIGNMLEELSQVPVLPRSEKVFLMAAVVEAWRRVETPLIFGEDHRLALYFSSLTNVNQFYSETFLMCLKNWQHTLVNVRPQESYRFWVQWYNRNRLLQALTLRADLPQPIADYIQQIVDLF